A part of Methanoculleus thermophilus genomic DNA contains:
- a CDS encoding 50S ribosomal protein L30e: protein MDFNASLRKAVKTGVVFLGQNKTRESIEEGKAKLVVVAANSPESVKNLVKETDIPVYVYEGSSVQLGKACGMPYVVSALAVIEPGESDILNAVRV from the coding sequence ATGGACTTTAATGCTTCACTCCGTAAAGCCGTGAAGACTGGTGTTGTATTCCTCGGTCAGAACAAGACCCGGGAATCCATTGAGGAAGGCAAGGCAAAACTTGTTGTGGTGGCTGCGAACAGCCCCGAATCAGTCAAAAATCTCGTGAAAGAAACCGATATCCCTGTCTATGTCTACGAGGGATCGAGTGTCCAGCTCGGGAAAGCCTGCGGTATGCCCTACGTCGTTAGTGCGCTTGCTGTTATCGAGCCTGGCGAGTCTGATATCCTGAACGCCGTGAGAGTGTAA
- the rpoA2 gene encoding DNA-directed RNA polymerase subunit A'' encodes MEQRIDSLDLPYRTREDLKASLADKDITNEQFEKILEMVFSEYEKTRIEPCEAVGIVAAQSIGEPGTQMTMRTFHYAGVAEINVTLGLPRLIEILDARREPSTPTMAIYLLDDWAFNRDRAREVSWQIEAAPLHEFGDITIDMENMQVLVMLNKEVCDRRKITVEEIIETAPRKIREKRHFRDFEVEGDPKRASIVFTPKNQESYQNLFQLAEHVRNVIVQGIDDIERVVVRKEGGEYILYTEGSNLKDVFEVEGVDTSRTRSNNISEIADVLGIEAGRNAIIQEALSTLNEQGIGVDVRHIMLVADMMCMDGEVKQIGRHGIAGEKESVLSRAAFEVTVNHLLDAAIANEVDELNGVTENVIVGQPIQLGTGDVKLIAKPINLKI; translated from the coding sequence ATGGAGCAGCGGATCGACAGCCTCGATCTGCCTTACCGGACCCGGGAAGACCTGAAGGCGAGTCTCGCGGATAAGGATATCACCAATGAACAGTTCGAGAAGATCCTTGAGATGGTCTTTTCGGAGTACGAGAAGACCAGGATCGAGCCCTGCGAGGCGGTTGGGATTGTGGCGGCGCAGTCGATCGGGGAGCCCGGTACCCAGATGACGATGCGAACCTTCCACTACGCGGGTGTGGCCGAGATCAACGTTACCCTCGGTCTTCCCCGTCTCATCGAGATCCTGGATGCGCGCCGGGAGCCGAGCACCCCCACCATGGCGATCTACCTGCTGGACGACTGGGCGTTCAACCGTGACCGCGCTCGTGAGGTGAGCTGGCAGATCGAGGCCGCGCCGCTCCACGAGTTCGGGGATATCACCATCGATATGGAGAACATGCAGGTTCTTGTCATGCTGAACAAGGAGGTCTGCGATCGGCGTAAGATCACGGTGGAGGAGATCATCGAGACGGCGCCGAGGAAGATCCGGGAGAAGCGGCATTTCCGTGACTTCGAGGTGGAAGGGGATCCTAAACGGGCCTCAATTGTCTTCACCCCGAAGAACCAGGAGAGTTACCAGAACCTCTTCCAGCTTGCAGAGCATGTCAGGAACGTCATTGTTCAGGGCATCGATGATATCGAGCGGGTGGTCGTCAGAAAAGAGGGTGGAGAGTATATCCTTTATACTGAAGGCTCTAACCTAAAAGATGTCTTCGAAGTCGAGGGAGTCGATACCTCCCGCACCCGGAGCAACAACATCAGCGAGATCGCTGATGTGCTTGGTATCGAGGCAGGCAGGAACGCGATCATTCAGGAGGCCTTGAGTACCCTGAACGAACAGGGTATCGGCGTTGATGTCCGCCATATCATGCTCGTCGCAGATATGATGTGCATGGATGGCGAGGTCAAGCAGATCGGCCGGCACGGCATTGCCGGTGAGAAGGAGAGTGTCCTCTCCCGGGCTGCATTCGAGGTAACGGTCAACCATCTGCTGGATGCGGCAATCGCAAACGAGGTCGACGAATTGAACGGCGTCACCGAGAACGTGATCGTGGGCCAGCCGATTCAGCTCGGCACCGGTGATGTAAAACTTATTGCAAAACCAATCAACCTGAAAATCTAG